A section of the Petrimonas sulfuriphila genome encodes:
- a CDS encoding amidase, with product MKTLRSGLKNVFFSFLLMGLMGCNSLAEKDLKIDLEEITIADLQQGYKTGKFTIVGITQAYLDRIEAIDKNGPALNAVIRVNPDALEIAASLDEELRQGKNRGAMHGIPVLLKDNIDTHDKMPNTAGSVIMKNSFPLQDAWVTRKLREAGAVIIGKTNLSEWANFHSSYSSSGWSALGGQTKNPYDLTRNPCGSSSGSGVAVSANLTVIAIGTETDGSIVCPANNNGIVGIKPTVGLVSRSGIIPISFTQDTPGPMARTVRDAAICLGIMTGVDPKDSKTSGSEGKSLADYSPFLNTDGLKGKRVGYDKTLAGRNHHVDNVMMEAVEFIKNSGAEVIEIQNIIAPEIENMEFEVMLYEFKDGLNKYFATLGENAAVRSVEELIKLQSADSTEMEWFDHKLIELAQEKGPVDSDEYRKIVRDMLKGARDNGIDKIMDTHRLDAIIAPTGSPAWKTDWVNGDNFGISSSSAAAIAGYPAISLPMGFVSGLPVNITFYGKAWSEPTLIEMAFAFEQGTKHRRKPVLNTEN from the coding sequence ATGAAAACACTTCGTTCCGGCTTGAAAAACGTATTTTTTAGTTTTCTGCTGATGGGGCTGATGGGCTGTAACAGTCTGGCAGAAAAGGATCTAAAAATTGATTTGGAAGAAATAACCATTGCCGATCTTCAGCAAGGATACAAGACCGGAAAATTTACCATCGTGGGAATTACGCAAGCGTACCTCGACCGGATTGAAGCCATTGACAAGAACGGACCGGCGTTGAATGCGGTAATCAGGGTCAATCCCGATGCACTGGAAATCGCTGCAAGCCTCGATGAAGAGTTAAGGCAAGGAAAAAACCGCGGGGCAATGCACGGCATTCCGGTATTGCTGAAAGATAATATCGATACGCACGATAAGATGCCCAACACTGCAGGCTCGGTCATTATGAAAAACTCTTTCCCATTGCAGGATGCCTGGGTCACGAGGAAACTGCGCGAGGCGGGAGCAGTTATTATCGGGAAAACCAACCTGAGCGAGTGGGCAAACTTCCACAGCAGCTATTCTTCCAGCGGGTGGAGTGCGCTGGGTGGGCAAACAAAAAACCCGTACGACCTTACCCGGAATCCCTGCGGCTCAAGCTCCGGATCGGGAGTAGCCGTTTCTGCCAACCTCACCGTTATTGCTATTGGTACGGAAACGGACGGCTCCATTGTCTGCCCTGCGAATAACAACGGTATTGTAGGTATCAAGCCCACAGTGGGTCTAGTCAGCCGGTCGGGTATTATTCCCATTTCCTTCACGCAGGATACTCCCGGGCCGATGGCGCGAACCGTGCGTGACGCGGCCATTTGCCTGGGCATAATGACGGGAGTTGACCCAAAAGACTCTAAAACAAGCGGCTCAGAAGGAAAAAGCCTTGCCGACTATTCTCCTTTTCTGAATACTGACGGATTGAAAGGGAAGCGGGTTGGATACGATAAAACACTGGCCGGCAGGAATCATCATGTCGACAACGTGATGATGGAAGCCGTTGAATTCATTAAAAACAGCGGAGCAGAAGTCATCGAAATACAAAACATTATCGCTCCCGAAATCGAAAACATGGAATTTGAGGTCATGCTCTACGAGTTTAAGGACGGACTAAACAAGTATTTTGCCACTTTGGGAGAGAACGCCGCGGTAAGGAGTGTGGAGGAACTGATTAAATTACAATCCGCCGACAGCACCGAAATGGAATGGTTCGATCACAAATTAATTGAACTGGCGCAGGAAAAAGGGCCGGTCGATTCTGACGAATACAGAAAAATAGTACGAGACATGCTGAAAGGTGCACGGGATAACGGGATCGACAAAATAATGGACACTCACAGGCTGGACGCGATAATCGCACCCACCGGTTCTCCAGCATGGAAAACCGATTGGGTGAATGGCGATAATTTCGGTATCTCTTCAAGCTCGGCTGCTGCCATTGCCGGATATCCGGCAATCAGCCTGCCCATGGGTTTCGTCTCCGGACTACCCGTCAATATCACTTTTTATGGCAAAGCGTGGAGTGAGCCAACCCTTATTGAAATGGCATTTGCCTTCGAACAAGGAACAAAACACCGGCGCAAACCGGTGTTAAATACAGAAAA
- a CDS encoding MFS transporter: protein MPEEVTTQRKIFGFSSNVFYAGIVSFLTDTSTKMVYSVVPMFLMSIGVSKTSLSLIEGVAESTASLLKAFSGYWSDKIGRNKPFMVIGYGLSSLILPLYATVVTPLQMLLFRFAERVGKGIRSAPRDSLVAGSTEKNETGKSFGLHKAMDNSGAILGPLLAFLLLSLKPDSYRFIFLLAALPGFLGMVVLILGIKEAGKKKESLIQRFKFRDFPKRFYLFLAIIFIFTLGNSTDALLMVKANEVGVKVTFIPLVYLISSVVSVVLAIPFGALSDRIGREKLLVAGFLIYAGVYFGFGFTRNIDTIVILFALYGVYSASTDGVQKALISDLTAKNKKGTGLGIYHALIGITLLPASLIAGTLYDKINSSIPFYFGSATAVLSALLMMVFVITGPKKREGQELCPLPAS, encoded by the coding sequence ATGCCTGAAGAAGTAACAACACAAAGAAAGATTTTTGGATTTTCTTCCAATGTATTTTACGCGGGGATAGTCAGTTTTTTAACGGATACATCCACGAAAATGGTCTATTCCGTCGTACCGATGTTTTTAATGTCCATCGGCGTGTCCAAAACAAGCCTTTCGCTGATCGAAGGAGTGGCGGAGAGCACGGCTTCCCTGTTGAAAGCGTTTTCAGGATACTGGAGCGATAAGATAGGTAGAAACAAGCCTTTCATGGTAATCGGCTATGGATTGTCTTCACTCATCTTGCCGCTTTACGCTACCGTTGTCACCCCATTGCAGATGTTGCTTTTTCGGTTTGCCGAGCGTGTAGGAAAAGGAATTCGATCTGCTCCGCGGGATAGCCTTGTAGCGGGGTCGACAGAAAAAAACGAAACGGGGAAAAGTTTTGGTTTACACAAAGCCATGGACAACAGTGGAGCGATTCTTGGGCCTTTGCTGGCTTTTTTACTTCTTTCCCTTAAGCCCGACAGCTACCGGTTTATTTTTTTACTTGCAGCCTTACCGGGATTCTTGGGCATGGTGGTACTGATTTTAGGAATCAAAGAAGCGGGAAAAAAGAAAGAGAGCTTGATACAAAGATTTAAGTTCAGGGACTTTCCTAAACGTTTTTATCTGTTCCTTGCTATAATTTTTATTTTCACGTTGGGAAATTCCACCGATGCACTTCTCATGGTAAAAGCCAATGAGGTGGGTGTTAAAGTTACCTTCATCCCGTTGGTCTACCTGATTTCAAGTGTTGTGTCAGTGGTACTGGCCATTCCGTTCGGTGCACTATCGGATAGAATCGGCCGAGAAAAACTGCTTGTCGCGGGTTTTCTGATTTATGCCGGGGTCTATTTTGGATTTGGATTTACCCGAAACATAGACACCATTGTTATCCTGTTTGCTCTTTATGGAGTTTATTCGGCTTCAACCGACGGAGTGCAGAAAGCACTTATTTCGGACCTGACAGCTAAAAATAAAAAAGGCACAGGACTGGGAATATACCATGCTTTGATCGGAATAACGTTGTTGCCGGCAAGCCTGATTGCAGGAACACTATACGACAAAATCAACTCGAGCATACCGTTTTATTTTGGATCGGCCACCGCTGTTTTGTCTGCCTTGTTGATGATGGTATTTGTGATCACAGGGCCAAAGAAACGGGAAGGGCAGGAACTTTGTCCTCTTCCCGCTTCATAA